A stretch of the Sphingomonas sp. CL5.1 genome encodes the following:
- a CDS encoding acyl-CoA dehydrogenase family protein → MNLSPYDSEDFPEIREGVRRLCAEFPGEYWRRLDEKREYPTAFVKALTDAGYLSVLIPEEYGGSGLGLTAAAAILETIQAEGCNGGACHAQMYTMGTILRHGSEEQKRAYLPKIATGELRLQAFGVTEPTSGTDTTALRTTAVRDGDHYVVNGQKIWTSRAEHSDLMLLLARTTPRDQATKKTEGLSTFIVDMKQALADGSLTIRPIRTMMNHATTEVFFDNMRIPAANLLGEEGKGFRYILSGMNAERTLIAAECVGDAKWFTKKSVEYAGERHVFGRAIGKNQGISFPIARAYANMRAAELMVHEAARLYEAGKPNGAEANMAKLLAADASVEAGNACIQTHGGFGFAEEYDVERKFRETRLYQVAPISTNLILSFLAEHVLGLPRSY, encoded by the coding sequence ATGAATCTCAGCCCGTATGACAGCGAGGATTTCCCCGAGATCCGCGAGGGCGTGCGACGGTTGTGCGCCGAATTTCCGGGCGAATATTGGCGCAGGCTGGACGAGAAACGCGAATATCCCACGGCCTTCGTCAAGGCGCTGACCGACGCGGGCTATCTCTCCGTGCTGATCCCGGAGGAATATGGCGGCTCGGGGCTGGGCCTCACGGCGGCGGCGGCGATCCTCGAGACGATCCAGGCGGAGGGTTGCAACGGCGGCGCGTGCCATGCGCAGATGTACACGATGGGCACGATCCTGCGCCACGGGTCGGAGGAGCAGAAGCGCGCCTATCTCCCGAAGATCGCCACCGGTGAACTGCGCCTGCAAGCCTTCGGCGTGACCGAGCCGACCAGCGGCACCGACACCACCGCGTTGCGCACCACCGCCGTTCGCGACGGCGATCATTACGTGGTGAACGGCCAGAAGATCTGGACGAGCCGCGCCGAGCATTCCGACCTGATGCTGCTGCTCGCGCGCACCACGCCGCGCGATCAGGCGACGAAGAAGACGGAGGGGCTATCCACCTTCATCGTCGACATGAAGCAGGCGCTGGCCGACGGCTCGCTCACCATCCGCCCGATCCGCACGATGATGAACCACGCGACGACGGAGGTGTTCTTCGACAACATGCGCATCCCCGCCGCCAACCTGCTCGGCGAGGAGGGTAAGGGCTTCCGCTATATCCTGTCGGGCATGAACGCCGAGCGCACGCTGATCGCGGCGGAATGCGTCGGCGACGCGAAATGGTTCACGAAGAAGTCGGTCGAATATGCCGGCGAACGCCATGTGTTCGGCCGCGCGATCGGCAAGAACCAGGGCATCTCCTTCCCGATCGCGCGCGCCTACGCCAACATGCGCGCGGCCGAGTTGATGGTGCATGAGGCGGCGCGGCTCTACGAGGCAGGCAAGCCCAACGGCGCGGAGGCGAACATGGCCAAGCTGCTCGCCGCCGACGCCTCGGTCGAGGCCGGCAACGCCTGCATCCAGACGCACGGCGGCTTCGGCTTCGCGGAGGAATATGACGTGGAGCGCAAGTTCCGCGAGACGCGGCTCTATCAGGTCGCGCCGATCTCGACCAACCTGATCCTGTCTTTCCTCGCCGAGCATGTCCTCGGGCTGCCGAGGAGCTATTGA
- a CDS encoding SDR family oxidoreductase — MTGKLVDPTDRYHRGDFPEQRQEWPGLQRDMEPVPDCGEASYVGTGRLTGRHALVTGGDSGIGRAAAIAFAREGARVAINYHPREQPDADDLAQVFARDGQELVRLPGDVTDAAFCAGLVDEAREKLGGLDLLVINAGYQQARESIEDISDEQFDRTMKTNLYAMFWLAKRAVGSMPAGSAIIITASVNSFNPSDDLLDYATSKGGIEIFTKGLAKQLAPRGIRVNAVAPGPVWTALQISGGQSEEGARKFGQDTPIGRAGQPVELAGLYVTLAESGTSFTTGSIFGANGGSL, encoded by the coding sequence ATGACCGGGAAGCTCGTCGATCCGACCGACCGATATCATCGCGGCGACTTCCCGGAACAACGGCAGGAATGGCCGGGCCTCCAGCGCGACATGGAGCCGGTGCCGGATTGCGGCGAGGCGAGCTATGTCGGCACGGGTCGCCTCACTGGTCGCCATGCGCTGGTGACCGGCGGCGATTCAGGCATCGGCCGGGCCGCCGCGATCGCCTTCGCCCGCGAAGGCGCGCGGGTGGCGATCAACTATCATCCCCGCGAGCAGCCCGATGCCGACGATCTCGCGCAGGTGTTCGCCCGCGACGGTCAGGAACTGGTGCGATTACCCGGCGACGTGACCGACGCCGCCTTCTGCGCTGGGCTGGTCGACGAGGCGCGGGAGAAGCTCGGCGGGCTGGACCTGCTCGTCATCAACGCCGGCTACCAGCAGGCGCGCGAGTCGATCGAGGACATTTCCGACGAGCAGTTCGATCGCACGATGAAGACCAATCTCTACGCGATGTTCTGGCTCGCGAAGCGCGCCGTCGGCTCGATGCCGGCCGGATCGGCTATTATCATTACCGCCAGCGTCAACAGCTTCAACCCCAGCGACGACCTGCTCGACTATGCGACATCCAAGGGCGGGATCGAGATATTCACCAAGGGGTTGGCCAAGCAGCTCGCCCCGCGCGGCATCCGCGTCAACGCGGTCGCGCCCGGACCGGTGTGGACGGCGCTCCAGATATCGGGTGGGCAATCGGAAGAAGGTGCGCGCAAGTTCGGGCAGGACACACCGATCGGCCGCGCCGGCCAGCCGGTCGAGCTTGCCGGCCTTTACGTCACGCTGGCGGAGAGCGGGACCAGCTTCACCACCGGCAGCATCTTCGGCGCCAACGGCGGAAGCCTCTGA
- a CDS encoding ferritin-like domain-containing protein — MGLFSKDIETLHDLFLHTLQDIYYAENQITKALPKMIEKATDDQLRAGFEQHLEETRGQIERLEEVFGLLDEKVKAVDCPAIDGIIKEANEVAGDIAGKAVLDAALIASAQAVEHYEITRYGTLIAWAKEMGHKQVIPLLQATLDEERATDEKLSDLAESGANARADNIPA, encoded by the coding sequence GTGGGACTTTTCAGCAAGGACATCGAGACTTTGCACGATCTGTTCCTGCATACCTTGCAGGACATCTATTATGCCGAGAACCAGATCACCAAGGCGCTGCCCAAGATGATCGAGAAGGCGACCGACGATCAGCTTCGCGCCGGCTTCGAGCAGCATCTCGAGGAGACGCGCGGGCAGATCGAGCGGCTGGAGGAAGTGTTCGGCCTGCTCGACGAGAAGGTGAAGGCGGTCGACTGCCCGGCGATCGATGGCATCATCAAGGAAGCCAACGAGGTTGCCGGCGATATCGCCGGCAAGGCGGTGCTCGACGCCGCCCTGATCGCCTCGGCACAGGCGGTCGAGCATTACGAGATCACGCGCTACGGCACGCTGATCGCCTGGGCGAAGGAGATGGGGCACAAGCAGGTGATCCCGCTGCTCCAGGCGACGCTCGACGAGGAACGGGCGACCGACGAGAAGCTCAGCGATCTCGCCGAAAGCGGCGCTAATGCCCGCGCGGACAACATACCGGCCTGA
- a CDS encoding membrane-bound PQQ-dependent dehydrogenase, glucose/quinate/shikimate family: MAVRILGVAIALLGCFFAVEGGVLVSLGGSPYYVIAGVAMIASGILIARDDPRGRWLYVLIWLGTCAWAIWEVGLDGLQLIPRVVAPTVLLVLVLLTAVGRGMGRGRRVAAPVAAAIAAGVIAVPLLRSHGAVAEEAPALTPAGAPAGDAANGDWTHYGGTLAGQRYSSLTQINPGNVAQLKLAWTQRTGDLPDVAEAVQHKREYHSEATPIHIGDTLYTCTPHSVVQAIDATTGHTKWSWKDTADRTGNSYLVCRGVSYFEAPAGTPCPRRIFAPTFDARLMALDAETGQPCPGFGTNGAIDLRANMGVSHPADQISTSPPVVANGRLIIGERIVDNVNRDIPSGVVRAYDPVTGAPVWAWDVGRSPDAIAPLPAGQDYTRGTPNVWGAMTADPANGLVYLGTGNASPDYWIGWRRPFDDRFGTAIVALEIATGKLRWVRQLVHRDMWDMDLPIGPSLFDYRAPDGRVIPALIQTTKMGQVYFLNRLDGSPITPIEERPARQDGATPGVKVSPTQPWSVGLPSFTPPAPSERATWGATPIDQLLCRIDIRRTQGAGIYQPVGLKPIIGHPAFDGVTDWGGAAVDPVRQMFVVNTMEMPFKIQLMRRDDPRVGPLLKKKQGGENARAAQLYTQYNTPYVAVVQAWMGVFGAPCSAPPWGKLTAVDLNTRKVKWNEIFGTARDTGLFGTRIGVPLKTGVPNLGGAIVTASGIAFIGATTDQYLRAYDLASGKVLWKARLPAGAQATPMTYLGRDGRQYVVITAGGHGALGTAYGDYTLAFALPR; the protein is encoded by the coding sequence ATGGCGGTCCGCATCCTTGGCGTGGCAATCGCGCTTCTGGGCTGTTTCTTCGCGGTGGAGGGGGGCGTGCTCGTCTCGCTCGGCGGCTCGCCTTATTATGTGATCGCGGGTGTCGCGATGATCGCGAGCGGCATCCTGATCGCGCGCGACGATCCGCGCGGGCGCTGGCTGTATGTCCTGATCTGGCTCGGCACATGCGCGTGGGCGATCTGGGAGGTCGGGCTGGACGGGTTGCAGCTCATCCCCCGCGTCGTCGCGCCGACCGTGCTGCTGGTGCTCGTGCTGCTGACCGCGGTCGGCCGGGGCATGGGGCGGGGCAGGCGGGTCGCCGCGCCCGTCGCGGCGGCGATCGCCGCCGGGGTGATCGCGGTGCCGCTGCTGCGCAGCCACGGCGCGGTCGCCGAGGAAGCGCCCGCGCTCACGCCCGCCGGCGCCCCGGCCGGCGATGCCGCGAACGGCGACTGGACGCATTATGGCGGCACACTCGCCGGCCAGCGCTATTCCAGCCTCACGCAGATCAATCCGGGCAATGTCGCGCAACTGAAGCTAGCCTGGACGCAGCGCACCGGCGACCTGCCCGACGTGGCGGAAGCGGTGCAGCACAAGCGCGAATATCATTCGGAGGCGACGCCGATCCATATCGGCGACACACTCTACACCTGCACGCCGCATTCCGTGGTGCAGGCGATCGACGCCACCACCGGCCACACCAAATGGAGCTGGAAGGATACCGCCGACCGGACGGGCAATTCCTATCTCGTCTGTCGCGGCGTCTCCTATTTCGAGGCGCCGGCCGGCACGCCGTGCCCGCGCCGCATCTTCGCGCCGACTTTCGATGCGCGGCTGATGGCGCTCGATGCCGAAACCGGGCAGCCGTGTCCTGGCTTCGGCACCAACGGCGCGATCGACCTGCGCGCGAACATGGGCGTGTCGCATCCGGCGGACCAGATCAGCACCTCCCCGCCGGTGGTCGCCAACGGGCGGCTCATCATCGGCGAGCGGATCGTCGACAACGTCAACCGTGACATCCCCTCCGGCGTGGTGCGCGCCTATGATCCGGTGACGGGCGCGCCGGTCTGGGCGTGGGACGTGGGCCGCTCGCCCGACGCGATCGCGCCGCTGCCGGCCGGGCAGGATTACACGCGCGGCACGCCCAACGTGTGGGGCGCGATGACGGCCGATCCGGCGAACGGCCTCGTCTATCTCGGCACCGGCAATGCCTCGCCCGATTACTGGATCGGCTGGCGCCGGCCGTTCGACGATCGGTTCGGCACGGCGATCGTCGCGCTGGAGATCGCGACCGGCAAGCTCCGCTGGGTGCGCCAGCTCGTCCACCGCGACATGTGGGACATGGATCTGCCGATCGGCCCGTCGCTGTTCGACTATCGCGCGCCGGACGGCCGCGTGATCCCCGCGCTGATCCAGACGACCAAGATGGGGCAGGTCTATTTCCTCAACCGGCTCGACGGATCGCCGATCACCCCGATCGAGGAGCGCCCCGCGCGGCAGGACGGGGCGACGCCCGGCGTGAAGGTCTCGCCGACGCAGCCGTGGTCGGTCGGCCTGCCGTCCTTCACTCCGCCCGCGCCGAGCGAGCGCGCGACCTGGGGCGCGACGCCGATCGACCAGCTCCTTTGCCGCATCGACATCCGCCGCACGCAGGGCGCGGGCATCTACCAGCCGGTCGGGCTGAAGCCGATCATCGGCCACCCGGCATTCGACGGCGTGACCGACTGGGGCGGCGCGGCGGTCGATCCGGTGCGGCAGATGTTCGTGGTCAACACGATGGAGATGCCGTTCAAGATCCAGCTGATGCGCCGCGACGACCCGCGCGTCGGCCCGCTGCTCAAGAAGAAGCAGGGCGGCGAGAACGCGCGCGCGGCCCAGCTCTATACGCAATACAACACCCCCTATGTCGCGGTGGTGCAGGCATGGATGGGCGTATTCGGCGCGCCGTGCAGCGCCCCGCCGTGGGGCAAGCTGACGGCGGTCGACCTCAACACGCGCAAGGTGAAGTGGAACGAGATTTTCGGCACCGCGCGCGACACCGGGCTGTTCGGCACGCGGATCGGCGTGCCGCTCAAGACCGGCGTGCCCAATCTCGGTGGGGCGATCGTCACCGCATCGGGCATCGCCTTCATCGGTGCGACGACCGATCAATATCTGCGCGCCTATGACCTCGCCAGCGGCAAGGTGCTGTGGAAGGCGCGGCTGCCCGCCGGGGCGCAGGCCACGCCGATGACCTATCTGGGGCGCGACGGGCGGCAATATGTCGTCATCACTGCCGGGGGGCACGGCGCGCTCGGCACCGCTTACGGCGATTATACCTTGGCCTTCGCGCTGCCCCGATAG
- a CDS encoding cation diffusion facilitator family transporter: protein MSGGQDAAGGEGWRANIVLYGALAANIGIAVAKFVAAAITGSSSMLTEGVHSLVDSANQILLLYGQRRARRPADALHPFGYGRELYFWAFIVAILIFAGGAGLSVYEGLAHVREPELLRNPTAAYVVLGIAALLEGMSWGIAVREFDSERGGRRWWESIRRSKDPAGFIVLFEDSAALIGLLLAASGIWASHHYGDPRLDGIASIAIGLVLAGVAVLLAREAKGLLIGESADAAIIDTVWRMLDERPEITAVNHVRTIHTSPEAVFVAISADFADDLPMGRAELLIEELEARMKAALPELTSIYIRPERREDALIQQRPLRR, encoded by the coding sequence TTGAGCGGCGGGCAGGACGCCGCCGGCGGAGAAGGCTGGCGCGCGAATATCGTTCTCTACGGCGCGCTGGCCGCCAATATCGGGATCGCGGTGGCCAAGTTCGTCGCCGCGGCGATCACCGGCTCCTCGTCGATGCTGACCGAGGGGGTGCATTCGCTGGTCGACAGCGCCAACCAGATTTTGCTGCTCTACGGGCAACGGCGGGCGCGGCGGCCGGCCGACGCGCTGCATCCGTTCGGCTATGGCCGCGAGCTATACTTCTGGGCGTTCATCGTCGCGATCCTGATCTTCGCGGGCGGGGCGGGTTTGTCGGTCTATGAAGGGCTGGCCCATGTCCGCGAGCCGGAGCTGCTGCGCAACCCGACGGCCGCCTATGTCGTGCTCGGCATCGCCGCCCTGCTGGAGGGGATGTCTTGGGGAATCGCGGTGCGCGAGTTCGATAGCGAGCGCGGCGGTCGGCGCTGGTGGGAATCTATCCGCCGCTCGAAGGACCCCGCCGGGTTCATCGTGCTGTTCGAGGACAGCGCCGCGCTGATCGGCCTGCTGCTGGCCGCAAGCGGCATCTGGGCGAGCCATCACTACGGCGACCCCCGGCTGGACGGCATCGCCTCGATCGCGATCGGGCTGGTGCTGGCCGGCGTCGCCGTGCTGCTCGCGCGGGAGGCGAAGGGGCTGCTGATCGGCGAGAGCGCCGACGCCGCGATTATCGACACCGTCTGGCGGATGCTCGACGAGCGACCGGAGATCACCGCCGTCAATCATGTGCGGACGATCCACACCTCGCCCGAGGCGGTGTTCGTGGCGATCAGCGCGGACTTCGCCGACGACCTGCCGATGGGGCGCGCGGAACTGCTGATCGAGGAGCTGGAGGCGAGGATGAAGGCGGCGCTGCCGGAGCTGACCTCGATCTATATCCGCCCCGAGCGGCGGGAGGACGCGCTGATCCAGCAGCGTCCACTCAGGCGATGA
- a CDS encoding Crp/Fnr family transcriptional regulator gives MHETSDPAVEATSAEARTGDALDVHRAHTYLARPGERLTHIFLLIDGWAARYRLLSDGRRQITAVFVPGDFCDLAWRRARTTTQHVIALTPIRALRIDIGEFEHHVECDPGIRAIVENEAHLASETQCEWLVSLGRRTAMERLAHLFCELVERIGRVSGNGSGTCEMPLTQVDLADVTGLTPVHVNRTLQQMRRAGLIELKSKQLRLRDFSRLRKIAFFRSNAEGRRFRNNVFGALRLFQRAPAVPCQPSPAIEEEDRLIIA, from the coding sequence ATGCATGAGACGTCCGATCCGGCCGTCGAAGCGACTTCGGCGGAGGCGCGAACAGGCGACGCGCTGGATGTCCACCGGGCGCATACCTATCTCGCCAGGCCGGGGGAACGTCTCACGCATATCTTCCTGCTGATCGACGGCTGGGCCGCGCGCTACCGGCTGCTCAGCGACGGGCGACGGCAGATAACGGCGGTGTTCGTGCCCGGCGACTTCTGCGATCTCGCGTGGCGGCGCGCCCGCACGACGACGCAGCATGTGATCGCGCTGACGCCGATCCGGGCGCTCCGGATCGATATCGGCGAGTTCGAACACCATGTCGAATGCGATCCCGGCATTCGGGCGATCGTCGAGAACGAGGCGCATCTCGCGTCGGAAACACAATGCGAATGGCTGGTCTCGCTCGGGCGGCGCACCGCGATGGAGCGGCTGGCGCATCTGTTCTGCGAGCTTGTCGAGCGGATCGGGCGGGTGAGCGGCAATGGCAGCGGCACCTGCGAGATGCCGCTGACGCAGGTGGACCTCGCCGACGTCACCGGCCTCACCCCCGTCCACGTCAACCGGACCTTGCAGCAGATGCGGCGGGCCGGGCTGATCGAGCTGAAGTCGAAACAGCTCCGCCTGCGCGATTTCTCCAGGCTCAGGAAGATCGCGTTCTTCAGGTCGAACGCGGAAGGGCGGCGGTTCAGGAACAATGTCTTCGGCGCGCTCCGGCTGTTCCAGCGCGCTCCCGCCGTCCCCTGCCAGCCTTCCCCTGCGATCGAGGAGGAGGACCGGCTCATCATCGCCTGA
- a CDS encoding DUF763 domain-containing protein, whose product MGRRSGSADLPLHGGRVPAWLGQRMTRLGAVIVEAIVLEYGRDELLRRLAHPFWFQSFGAVMGMDWHSSGITTSVIGALKRGLAPLSGELGIHVCGGRGRHSRATPQELAAVGDRIGIDGMALARVSRLVAKVDNAAVQDGFDLYLHGFIVTDDGCWVVVQQGMNGDRRQARRYHWLSEGLESFVDTPHAAIEGHGQGRIVNLADRRAAQSRARQLELLADAGPTGIARELARLEGKTATAPATEPLLPHLVLPDHHDVRAADVVDRRLHAAFAAAADRGPADFAELLLVPGVGARTVRALALVAEVVHGAPCRFSDPARFSLAHGGKDRHPYPVPTRVYDHTIAVMKSAVVKAKLGREEELAAIRRLDAQARRLEGAVSGPSVAAIIAGEFARSHDYGGRSVFGWEPPATRDPAAQPG is encoded by the coding sequence ATGGGGCGGCGTTCCGGCAGCGCCGACCTTCCCCTCCACGGCGGGCGTGTGCCCGCGTGGCTCGGCCAGCGCATGACCAGGCTGGGCGCGGTCATCGTCGAGGCGATCGTCCTCGAATATGGCCGCGACGAACTGCTGCGGCGACTTGCGCACCCCTTCTGGTTCCAGTCGTTCGGGGCGGTGATGGGCATGGACTGGCACTCGTCCGGCATCACGACGAGCGTCATCGGCGCGCTCAAGCGCGGGCTAGCGCCGCTGTCCGGCGAGCTCGGTATTCATGTCTGTGGCGGCAGGGGCCGGCACAGCCGCGCGACGCCGCAGGAGCTGGCGGCGGTCGGCGATCGCATCGGCATCGACGGCATGGCGCTGGCACGGGTCAGCCGGCTGGTCGCGAAGGTCGATAATGCGGCGGTTCAGGACGGGTTCGACCTTTATCTCCACGGCTTCATCGTCACCGACGACGGGTGCTGGGTCGTCGTCCAGCAGGGCATGAACGGCGATCGCCGGCAGGCGCGCCGCTATCACTGGCTGTCGGAGGGGCTGGAGAGCTTCGTCGATACGCCCCACGCCGCGATCGAAGGGCACGGGCAGGGACGAATCGTCAATCTCGCCGACCGCCGCGCCGCGCAATCGCGCGCGCGCCAGCTCGAGTTGCTTGCCGATGCCGGCCCGACGGGGATCGCGCGCGAGCTTGCCCGGCTGGAGGGCAAGACGGCAACTGCGCCCGCGACGGAGCCGCTGCTTCCGCATCTGGTCCTGCCCGACCACCATGACGTGCGGGCGGCGGACGTCGTCGACCGGCGGCTCCATGCCGCCTTCGCCGCCGCCGCCGATCGCGGCCCGGCGGATTTCGCGGAGCTGCTGCTGGTGCCGGGCGTCGGCGCGCGCACCGTCCGCGCGCTCGCGCTGGTGGCGGAGGTGGTCCACGGCGCGCCCTGCCGATTCAGCGATCCGGCGCGCTTCTCGCTCGCCCATGGGGGCAAGGACCGGCATCCCTATCCTGTGCCGACCAGGGTCTATGATCACACGATCGCAGTGATGAAATCCGCCGTGGTGAAGGCGAAGCTCGGGCGTGAGGAGGAACTGGCGGCGATCCGGCGGCTCGATGCGCAGGCGCGGCGGCTGGAGGGGGCCGTGTCCGGCCCCTCGGTGGCGGCGATCATCGCCGGGGAGTTCGCGCGCTCGCACGATTATGGCGGTCGCAGCGTGTTCGGCTGGGAGCCGCCGGCCACGCGCGATCCGGCGGCGCAGCCGGGCTGA
- a CDS encoding winged helix-turn-helix domain-containing protein, which translates to MAVERIGLPLARRIALAAQGFGVARPALPAPAHLRRTVARLNLHQIDSVNVLARAHYLPAFSRLGCYDRADFDRLAWGPKRQRGLFEYWAHEASLLPFDFHPLLRWRMAQADRGETGWGRMRLYATERRAEAMALLDRIRGEGPLAASDFESHKGQSGWWEWSDTKRALEWLFWAGHITTATRRGGFERVYDLTGRVIPGEVLARPTPSDAEAHRGLIERAAAALGIATDGELRDYFRQSPQYARPAIQSLAEEGVLIPVAVPGWRQAWLHRDARRPRRIEARALLAPFDPLVWERDRTERLFGFRYRIEIYVPAEKRRYGYYVLPFLLGGRLVARVDLKADRQAKRLIVRSVHLEPDAPGHTHEALRLELESMERWLGLG; encoded by the coding sequence ATGGCGGTCGAACGGATCGGCCTGCCGCTCGCGCGGCGCATCGCGCTTGCCGCGCAGGGTTTCGGCGTGGCGCGTCCTGCGTTACCGGCTCCGGCGCATCTGCGCCGCACGGTGGCGCGGCTCAACCTCCACCAGATCGACAGCGTCAACGTGCTGGCGCGCGCGCATTATCTTCCCGCTTTCTCGCGGCTCGGCTGTTATGATCGGGCGGATTTCGACCGGCTGGCATGGGGGCCTAAGCGCCAGCGCGGGCTGTTCGAATATTGGGCGCACGAGGCCTCGCTCCTGCCGTTCGACTTCCATCCGCTGCTCCGCTGGCGGATGGCGCAGGCCGATCGCGGCGAAACCGGCTGGGGCCGGATGCGCCTCTACGCCACGGAGCGCCGCGCGGAGGCGATGGCCCTGCTGGATCGAATCCGGGGCGAGGGGCCGCTCGCCGCCTCCGACTTCGAGAGCCACAAGGGGCAGTCCGGCTGGTGGGAGTGGAGCGATACCAAGCGCGCGCTCGAATGGCTGTTCTGGGCGGGCCACATCACCACCGCCACGCGGCGCGGCGGTTTCGAGCGCGTCTATGACCTCACCGGGCGCGTCATTCCGGGCGAGGTGCTTGCCCGCCCGACGCCTTCGGACGCCGAGGCGCATCGCGGCCTGATCGAGCGCGCCGCCGCCGCGCTGGGCATCGCCACCGATGGTGAGCTGCGCGATTATTTCCGCCAGTCGCCACAGTACGCGCGGCCCGCGATCCAGAGCCTCGCGGAGGAGGGCGTGCTGATCCCGGTCGCCGTCCCCGGCTGGCGGCAGGCGTGGCTGCACCGCGACGCCCGCCGGCCGAGACGGATCGAGGCGCGGGCGCTGCTGGCTCCGTTCGATCCGCTGGTCTGGGAGCGCGATCGCACCGAGCGCCTGTTCGGCTTCCGCTATCGTATCGAAATCTACGTGCCGGCGGAGAAACGGCGATACGGCTATTACGTGCTTCCCTTCCTGCTCGGCGGTCGGCTGGTCGCACGGGTCGACCTCAAGGCCGACCGGCAGGCGAAACGGCTGATCGTCCGGTCCGTTCACCTCGAACCGGACGCGCCTGGCCACACGCATGAGGCGCTCCGCCTGGAGCTGGAGAGCATGGAACGTTGGCTGGGATTGGGCTGA